Proteins from a genomic interval of Deltaproteobacteria bacterium:
- a CDS encoding IS630 family transposase produces MWEKHHYGLWCARWGSARKCHAPPTQRPTPQPRKALKKTSEKAAVFLSKNDRAVFFFDEGRFGTMPTVGRCWGLKGLRVHSLVKPGYKNFYIYSSVSPHTGDSFSLILPWVDTEMMNLYLEQFSSAFSDTDIMLIMDQAGWHGSKDLVVPGNITIELLPAYSPELNPVERLWQWLRRHVCRNRFFDSLDELTDKLFDAFQVLSPTRLASLCRCSYL; encoded by the coding sequence GTGTGGGAAAAACACCATTATGGTTTATGGTGCGCAAGATGGGGTTCCGCCAGAAAGTGCCACGCCCCACCCACGCAAAGGCCGACCCCGCAGCCCAGGAAAGCTTTAAAAAAAACATCAGAAAAAGCGGCGGTGTTTCTATCAAAAAATGACCGTGCCGTGTTCTTCTTTGACGAGGGGCGTTTCGGGACGATGCCCACCGTCGGACGCTGTTGGGGACTGAAGGGGCTTCGGGTACATTCACTGGTAAAACCGGGCTACAAAAACTTTTACATCTATTCCAGCGTATCCCCTCATACGGGGGACTCCTTCAGCCTTATCCTTCCTTGGGTCGACACGGAAATGATGAATCTTTATCTTGAACAATTTTCCTCCGCATTTTCCGACACGGACATCATGCTGATTATGGATCAGGCGGGATGGCATGGCTCAAAAGACCTGGTCGTGCCCGGAAATATTACTATCGAACTGCTGCCGGCGTATTCTCCCGAATTGAATCCCGTGGAACGCCTGTGGCAGTGGCTGCGCAGGCATGTTTGCAGAAATCGCTTTTTTGATTCTCTCGATGAACTCACAGATAAATTGTTCGACGCTTTTCAGGTACTCTCCCCCACACGTCTTGCGTCTTTGTGCCGATGTTCTTATTTGTAG